A stretch of DNA from Candidatus Bathyarchaeota archaeon:
AAAAATACGTCGCTTGAAGGGTATTGCTAACACGAACACTATGATTGTTTTGCGTACCTGGTAAGTTTTGTTGAAATCTTCTATTACGGATTCAGAAATGGTGGTAACCTTTTCGTATTCTATGCCATATATTTTTACATAAAGTATATATATTTGTCCGAATTGTATTCTTCCAAAACTCTATTTAGTTCCATAGTGTGAAAAAGGACGGTTTAGACAGTGGAAAATGAATACGTCAATGAGCAAGGTCAAAGACTTCTTGCAAAACTCAAAAAAGAAGGCATATTACCTAGCCCATACAATTTCACCAATTTCAAAGTGCCATCCTTGGACGAATATATTGTTCACGACAGCACTTTAAGAGAAGGTGAACAAACTCCAGGAGTAGTTTTCAGTATCGCTGAAAAACTGGAAATAGCAAAAAAATTAGATGAGGTTGGCATACCCCAAATAGAAGCAGGATTTCCAGCCGCCTCAGAAAAACAACGAAAATGTGTAGAAGCCCTAGTTGACCTTAACTTAGACGCTCAACTTTCATCTTTTGCTCGAGCAAAAAAAGAAGACATCGACGTTGTAGCCGATGTAGGAGCAGACGGCATTGTAGTTTCCCTTTCAATTTCTCCATATCATCGTCAATACAAGTTCAAAGGAATGACCAAAGAAGTCTACCTGGAAAAATTGGAAGAAATGATCAGTTATGCCGAAAGTTATGGACTATACGTGATATACAGTGCAGAAGACACCACCCGAGAAAACGACCTTGAATTCTTGAAGAAAGCATACAAAACAGCCGAAGATGCAGGGGCAGACCGGGCAAGAGTAGTTGACACCCTAGGTTGTGTAGGACCAAATGGTATGGCTTTTATGGTGAAAGAAATCGGAAGTGCAGTAGACATTCCAATTGAAGTGCACTGTCATAACGATTTAGGTTTGGCGTTAGCTAATTCATTAGCAGCTATCGAGGCAGGCGCTTCAACAGTATCCACGTCAGTAAATGGCATTGGTGAAAGAGCTGGAATAACAAAAACTGAAGAAATCATTCCAGTGCTTCATATGTTGTATGGAACTAGCTCTTTTGAAATGAAGCAGCTTACTTCCCTTTCTCAATTAGTTGAAAGGATTTCGGGAATCAAAATGCCTCCTCATAAGCCGTTAACTGGGAACAATGTTACTGCTCATAGTTCAGGTATTCATCAGCATGGTGTTTTGATGAACCCTGAAACTTACGAGTTTTATCCTCCTCGTATGATGGGACAGGAACGAAAAATTTACATCGACGAACTAGGTGGAAGGCATGGAATCATCTACGTGGCAAAAGAGCTTGGTATTGAAATCTCTGATGAAACTGCACGTTTAGTTCTTGAAAAAATAAAGAATGCATTCTCTCGCGAAGGAAGACGAAGTTCATACACACCCCAAGAGATCAAGCAAATGATTGACGAAATTCAAAAGTGAAAAACTATGCCTTCTACAATTACTG
This window harbors:
- the aksA gene encoding homoaconitate hydratase (in Methanococcus jannaschii this protein catalyzes the condensation of alpha-ketoglutarate and acetyl-CoA to form trans-homoaconitate; functions in alphaketosuberate synthesis which is a precursor in coenzyme B and biotin synthesis), which gives rise to MENEYVNEQGQRLLAKLKKEGILPSPYNFTNFKVPSLDEYIVHDSTLREGEQTPGVVFSIAEKLEIAKKLDEVGIPQIEAGFPAASEKQRKCVEALVDLNLDAQLSSFARAKKEDIDVVADVGADGIVVSLSISPYHRQYKFKGMTKEVYLEKLEEMISYAESYGLYVIYSAEDTTRENDLEFLKKAYKTAEDAGADRARVVDTLGCVGPNGMAFMVKEIGSAVDIPIEVHCHNDLGLALANSLAAIEAGASTVSTSVNGIGERAGITKTEEIIPVLHMLYGTSSFEMKQLTSLSQLVERISGIKMPPHKPLTGNNVTAHSSGIHQHGVLMNPETYEFYPPRMMGQERKIYIDELGGRHGIIYVAKELGIEISDETARLVLEKIKNAFSREGRRSSYTPQEIKQMIDEIQK